TTGGTGGTCACCGTTCCCAAGGTCCACGGGGACAGCTGCCGGCAGGTACCACTTGGAAGATCCATTGGCCTTGTGCAGGTCCGATCGGATCTCCCTCGTGGTCATCACCTTGGGCTCCTGGCCCCGGTGCCATCCAGAGCTCGTGCCGACGATCCACAGGTGTTCGTCGTCGCACTCGACAGCGCTCCCGTCCGACAGCAACAACCGCCACACATCGCGTTCTCCCTGAGGGAACACGCCCCCGACGAGTGCAATCTCGCCGGTCGGCACCACCACCTCGTCCCCGATCGCGATATCGCCCATGGGCCGGTAACCCGTGGGTGTCAGCACCAGCGAGTCGAGAGGCTGGGCCTTGCCTGAGCCGACCTCGCCCTGGAGGAGGCGGTGCATGGGGTGGCTGGTGGCGAGGTCGTCGAAGATCTCCCGGGAGACGGTCTGCTGGCCTTCGGTGAGGGTGAAGGGCAGTTTGGCGTCGAAGGAGTCGAGGAGGCCTCCGGGGGCGGGGCGGCGGGCGACGGCGGGGAGCTGGGAGTCGGCGTGCCGGCGGCGGGCCAGGGCGACCTGGAGGACGAAGGCCTCGTCCCACTTCAGGCGCTGGCGGGCGTCCTCGACGTCGGCCTTGGTGGCGGGGCGGTGGATCTTGAGGAGGGCCTCGGTGAGCGGGACCAGCCCGCGGCCCTCGCGCAGGGCCGTCGGCAGCGGGTCCACGGTCTCCTGGGCGCTGGGCAGGACCGCGTCCACGCATTTGGCGATCTTCCAGGACTCCAGCTTGGCGCAGGCCGGGTAGATCGGGATGAGCTGGTTGGCGAAGGCGGTGGCGGCGTCCTTGTCGGAGGCGTCGGCGCCGAGGGGTTCGTACGCCGGGTGCGCGAGCTGGAGCTTGTGGTTGAACCGGGAGACCTTGCCGGCGAACATCGCGCGGCTGCCGGGGAGCAGCTCCTTGTGCGGTTTGTGGACGCCCGCGCCGAAGAAGACCAGCTGGAGGCGGCCGCTGCCGTCGGTGATGGTGACTTCGAGGCGCTTTCCGCCGCCGCGGCTGCCCTGGTAGGTCAGCAGGCGGGCGTCCGCGACCTGGGCGACGACGGTGACGTGCTCGTCGAGCTGGTCGGCGAGGTCGGCCAGCGAGGTCAGCTCGCCGCGCTCCGCGTACCGCCGGGGGTAGTGGTGGAGCAGGTCCAGGGCCGTGTGCAGGCCGAGCTGCTCGGCCAGCACCTTGGCGGTGGCGGGGCCGAGGGTCTTCTTGAGGTCTTCGTCGAGCGCGGGCACGTGTTCCATTGCACACCATGCCGCCGACAAGCCGGCTATTCGACTCCGATGAGCAGGGGCGCCGACCAGCGGCCGCCCCGGTAGGTGACGGTGTCCACGGCCAGGTGCGCGTGCTGGACGTACGCCTCCAGGCGCGCGGCGAGGGTGTCCGGCACCTCGGGCCCCAGGACGAGGGTGACCAGTTCGCCGCCGGAGCCCAGCATCCGCTCCAGGACCGCCTCGGCGGTCTCGGGCAGGCCGGCGCCGATGACGGCGACGTCCCCGTCGATCAGCCCGAGGACGTCCCCGGCCTGGCAGATCCCGGCGGAGGTGAAGGACTGGCGTTCGGCGACGGCCAGTTCCCCGTAGCGGGTGGCGCCGGCGGCCGCGGTCATGGCGACGACGTCCTCGTCGAAGCTGCCGTCCGGGTCGTGCACGGCGAGGGCGGCCAGCCCCTGGACCGCGGAGCGGGTGGGGATCACGGCGACCCGTACCCCGTCGGCGCGGGCCTGTTCGGCGGCGGCCGCGGCGGCGGCGCGCAGCTCGGCGCTGCCGGGCAGCAGGACCACCTCGCGGGCGTGTGCCCGGCGGACGGCGGCGAGCAGTTCGGCGACGTCGGGCTGCTCCCCGGGGCGGGCCGGCACGGTGGTGGCGCCGGCCTCCCCGCACAGGGCGGCCAGCCCCTCGCCCTGGACCACGGCGACCACGGCCCGCTGGACGCGGGGGGCCGCAGCGCGGCGGCGTTCGTCGCCGAAGTGGGTGATGCGGATGCGGTACGGCCGCCCGGCGACCACCCCGGCCTCGACGGCCGCGCCGGGGTCGTCGACGTGCACGTGGACGTTCCACAGCCCGTCGCCGCCGACCACCACCAGGGAGTCGCCGAGCCCGTCGAGGCGGGCGCGCAGTTCGGCGACGGCCTCTTCGGAGGCGTCCAGCAGGTAGATCACCTCGTACGCGGGACCGCCCTGCTCCTGCGCGCAGGGCTCGGGGTCCAGGAGCACGGGCACGGTCCGGCCGGGTACCGGCTCGGCGGCGGGTTCCTGGCCCGACAGCGCCTGCCACAGGGCCCCGAGTACGGCGACCAGCCCGCAGCCCCCGGCGTCGACCACCCCGGCCTTCCCGAGGGCGGCCAGCTGGCCCGGGGTCTCGGCGAGGGCCGCGCGGGCCCCCTCGTAGGCGGCCCGGGCCACTTCGGCGGCGGTGCCGGCGGCGGACCCCGCGGCGGACCCGGCCCGGGCGGCGGCGCCTGCGACGGTGAGCATGGTGCCCTCGACCGGGTGCGCGACGGCCTGGTAGGCCTCCTCGGCGGCCCGGGTCAGGGCCTGTGCGAGCAGCGGGCCCGGGGCGCGGTCCCCGGGGTCGGCGCCGAGCACGTCGGCCACGCCGCGCAGCAGCTGGGCGAGGATGGTCCCGGAGTTCCCCCGGGCGCCTATGAGGGCTCCGTGCGCGTAGGCCCGTACGGCTTCGGACAGGGAGGTCGGCCCTGTGCCGTCCGTCACGCCCGCGGGGGTCTCGGCGAAGGCCTCGGCCAGGGCGCGGTCGGCGGACCCGGCGGTGAGGTAGAGGTTGGTTCCGGTGTCGGCGTCCGCGACCGGGTAGACGTTGATCGCGTCGATGTCCTCGCGGGCCCGGCCCAGTGCGGCCAGGGCCAGCGAGCTCCAGGTGCGCACCGCTTCGGCGTCGAGGGCGTGCGGTCCAGGCTCGTGCGCCACCGGGCGTTCCTCCTTGTGCGGGCCAGGGTTCACCGCAGGGTAACGAAGGGTGGCCTCCGCTTCGGGACCCCGGGGCGGAGCAGGGCCCCGTCATGGTAGTTTTCTCGGACCCAAGCAGTCGTTGTATGCTGCTCAGGTTGCCCGTCGAGAGTCGGGTCATTCGTCCGGCAAGCCACTTCAGATCTCTGATTCCGGTGCGCCGGATTCCACCGTAATTGCATCTGAAGTCTTGGAGTGACCTGTGGCTGCCAACTGCGACGTTTGCGCCAAGGGGCCGAGCTTCGGCAACAACATCTCCCACTCGCACCGCCGCACCTCGCGTCGCTGGAACCCGAACATCCAGCGCGTCCGTGCCGTGGTCAATGGGACGCCGAAGCGCCTCAACGCCTGCACCTCGTGCATCAAGGCCGGCAAGGTCTCGCGCTGACGCCTCCCGTCGTCGTAGCGCAGCCCTTTCTGGTTGCCAAGAAGGCCGGTTCACCTCTGGTGAACCGGCCTTTTGCCTTTGTCTGAACGTCTGAGCGGATGGCCGGACCACCTACTGAGTTAGGAGGTGGTCCGGCCGTCCGCTTCAGCGCCAGCGCCAGGCGTGGTCCACCGGTCCGATGCCGCCGCCGAGCGCGAAGCCCGCGGCGATGGCGCCGGTGACGTACTCCTTGGCCGCCGTGACGGCCTCCGGGACGGCCAGGCCCTTGGCCAGGCCCGCCGCGATCGCGCTGGCGAGCGTGCAGCCCGTGCCGTGGGTGTGCCGGTTGTCGTAGCGGGGTGCCCGCAGCCACAGCTCCTCGGAGCCGTCGGTCAGCAGGTCCACGGCCTCGCCGCCGTGCGCCGCGAGGTGGCCGCCCTTGATCAGCGCCCAGCGGGGGCCGTGGCCGAGGATCGCGTCGGCGGCCCGCCGCATGTCGTCCTCGCTCTCCACGGCCACCCCCGTGAGCCGGGCCACCTCGTCCAGGTTCGGCGTCGCCACCGTGGCGCGGGGCAGCAGCTCCTTGCGTACGGCGTCCAGCGCGGAGGCGGCGAGCAGCGCGTCCCCGTGCTTGGAGACCCCCACGGGGTCCACCACCGCCGGGGCGGCGGTGCCGGCGAGCAGCTCGGCCACCGTCTCCACCAGCACGGCGGAGGACAGCATCCCGGTCTTGACGGCCTGGACGCCGATGTCGTCCACCACGGCCCGGTACTGGGCCGTGACGGCCTCGGCGGGCAGTTCCCAGGCCCCCTGCACGCCGATGGAGTTCTGGGCGGTCACGGCGGTGATCACGCTCATGCCGTGCACGCCGAGCGCCAGCATGGTCTTGAGGTCGGCCTGGATGCCCGCGCCGCCGCCGGAATCCGACCCGGCGACGGTCAGGCACCGCGGCGGGGCGGCCCCGGCGGGGCTCACGGGGTCTCCTCGACGGCCGGGTCGGCGCCGAAGTGGTCCCAGCCGCCGGTGCTGGTCCAGGGGGCGCCGTCCACGGTCACCTGGGGCAGCGCGGAGCGGTGCTGGACCTCGCCGATGACCTTCCAGCGGGCCGGGAGCTTCACGTCGGGCGGGAAGGTGGCCACGATGGCGTGGTCCTCTCCCCCGGTGAGGACCCACTGGAGCGGGTCCACGCCGACGGCCTGGCCGATGTCGTGCATCTGGGTCGGGATGTCCACGGCCCCCGAGCGCAGGTCGATCCGCACCTTGCTGGCCTCGGCGATGTGACCGAGGTCGGCGATCAGGCCGTCGCTGACGTCGGTCATGGCGGTGGCGCCGAGCCCGGCGGCCGCCGGACCGGCGTGGTAGGGCGGTTCGGGGCGCCGGTGCGCCTCGACGAAGGCCCGCGGGGAGCGGAAGCCGCGCGAGAGCACCGCGAAGCCGGCCGCGGACCAGCCGAGCCAGCCGGTGACGGCCACGACGTCCCCGGGCTGGGCGCCGGAGCGCAGCACGGGCTCGTGGTTGCGCAGGTCCCCGAGGGCGGTGATGGAGACGGTGATGGTGTCTCCGCGTACGACGTCCCCGCCGACCACGGCCGCGCCCGCGACCTGGCACTCGTCGCGGATGCCGTCCATCAGCTCGGTGGGCCAGGTGACCGGCAGCTCCGCCGGGACGACCAGGCCGAGCAGCAGCGCGGTGGGCACGGCGCCCATGGCGGCGATGTCGGCCAGGTTCTGCGCGGCGGCCTTGCGGCCCACGTCGTAGGCGGTGGACCAGTCGCGCCGGAAGTGCCTGCCCTCGAGCAGGATGTCGGTGCTCGCCACGACCCGTCGGTCCGGAGCCGACACCACCGCGGCGTCGTCGCCGGGTCCGAGCCGGACCGCCGGGGTGGTGGTGAGCCGTGAGGTGAGCTCCCGAATGAGCCCGAACTCCCCCAGCTCGCCCACAGTGCCCTTCATCGCTGTGCCCCTTCTTGGCAAGTCCGCTTGCGGTCGCGAGCCGTCACAGCTCTGGGTACCGTCAACAGATACGTCAACTTCTGCTCTGCGTACGCCCCGCTGTGCGTGGCGCCGGACCCCCGGGTCTCCCCGTGGCACGCGGCGACGCGGTACCGTGGCGTCCCTTCTTCCCCGGGCCCGCCCGTTCTGCCTGGGCCCATCCGAAGGTTAGGGGAAATGATCCTCGTGGCCGCCCTGGAGGTTCCGTGGTACAGGCGTACATCCTCATCCAGACCGAGGTGGGCAAGGCGTCGATCGTCGCCGAGTCCATCGCCAAGATCCCGGGGGTGATCCAGGCCGAAGACGTGACGGGGCCGTACGACGTGATCGTGCGCGCCCAGGCCGACACCGTCGACGATCTCGGGCGCATGGTCGTCGCCAAGGTCCAGCAGGTGGAGGGCATCACCCGCACCTTGACCTGCCCGGTGGTCCATCTGTAGCCCCCGTCTACTCTTGGCCGGTGATGTCATTGCCGCACCGCCGGCCCCTCCGTGTACTGGCCCTGCCCGCCGTGTCGGCCTCCCTGGCCCTCGCGGGCTGTGCCCCGGGGGATTCCGGGGCCCGGGTGGATCCGCCGCCCGCTCCGCCCGCCGCGGTCGCGAAGCTCTGTGCGGCTCTGCACGAGGAGCTCCCGGAGACGGTGGACGGACTGGCGCGGACCGCCACCTCACCGGAGTCGGATCTGACCGCCGCGTGGGGCGGCTCGGCGATCGTACTGCGGTGCGGTATCCCCAAGCCTCCCAAGATGGCGGATCCCAAGCAGGACGGCGTCGAGGTCAACGGCGTCGCCTGGCTTGTGGAGAAGCCCGAGGAGGGCGGTCTGCGGTTCACCACCGGGGCGCGGCTGGCGTACACGGAGATCTGGGTCGCCAAGGAGCATGCCACGGATGCGAGCATGCTGGTCGGTCTGTCCGGCGCCGTGGCCAAGACCGTCCCCGTGGGGATCTCCTCGTACTGACGGCCGGCCGCCCCCCGGGGCGGCCCCGGCCCTCCCCCGCTCACACCTCCGCCCGCCGGACCGTGCCCGTGAGGGCCGGTTCCGGCGGGCGGCCGGCTGTACGGGGCCGAGCGCGGCTGGGAAGGTGTCCTAGCGCAGCCCGGTGGAGCGGCGCAGGGCCGCCTGGATCAGGAGGTCCACCAGCTCCTGGTACTCGATGCCGGACTCCTGCCACATCCGCGGGTACATGGAGATCGGCGTGAAACCGGGCATGGTGTTGATCTCGTTGATGACGAAGGTGCCGTCCTCGGTGAGGAAGAAGTCGGCACGCACCAGACCCTCGCAGGACGCGGCCTCGAAGGCCTCGACCGCGAGCCGCTGCACCTCGGCGGTCTGCTCCGGGGTGAGCGGGGCGGGCACGATCCCGGAGGCGGAGTCGATGTACTTCGCCTCGAAGTCGTAGAAGTCGTGGCTGGAGACCGGCGGGATCTCGGCGGGCGCGCTGGCGCGCGGCCCGTCCTCGAACTCCAGGACGCCGCACTCGATCTCGCGGCCGCGCAGCAGCGCCTCCACGATGATCTTCGGGTCGTGGCGGCGGGCCTCGCGGACCGCCGCGTCGAGCCCGGAGGGGTCGTCGACCTTGGTGATGCCGATGGAGGAGCCGGCCCGGGCGGGCTTGATGAACAGCGGCCAGCCGTGCTCGCCGGCGAAGTCGAGGATCTTCGCGCGGGCGGCGTCCTGGTCGGCTTCCCACTCGCGGGGGCGGATGGTCACGTACGGGCCGACGTTCAGCCCGAAGGAGGTGAACACCCGCTTCATGTAGTCCTTGTCCTGGCCGACGGCCGAGGCGAGGACGCCGGAGCCGACGTACGGGACCCCGGAGAGCTCCAGGAGGCCCTGGAGGGTGCCGTCCTCGCCGTAGGGCCCGTGCAGCACGGGGAAGACGACGTCGACCTCGCCCAGCGCCTTGGGAACGGCGCCCGGCTCGGTGTAGACGACCTCGCGGCTGGCGGGGTCCACGGAGAGCACGACGGTGCCCTCGGCGGACTCCGCGAGCGTCTCCACGTCGGGGAGCTTGCGGTCCGTGATGGCCATGCGCTCGGGCTCGTCGGCGGTCAGGGCCCACCGGCCGTCCGTGGTGATGCCGATGGGCAGCACCTCGTACTTGGCACGGTCGATGGAGCGCAGCACGGCGCCCGCCGTGACGACCGAAATGGCGTGTTCCGAGCTGCGGCCGCCGAACACGACGGCCACGCGGGGCTTGCGGCCCTGCTGCTCAGGGGTCTGGGGGAGGTTCTCGCTGCTCATATCGCCACGAGGGTACCCGCTCAGACGTCCGGAAAGGACTCAGCGGCGTTCCGGTTTGGCACTGCGCCCCATCAGTTCCTTCAGCGCGACCAGCGGGGGCTTGCCGTGGTGCACGATGTCGACGACCGTGTCGGTGATCGGCATGTCCACTCCGTACCGGCGTGCCAGATCCGCCACGGACTGGCAGGACTTGACCCCTTCCGCGGTCTGGCTGGTGACCGCGATGGTCTCCTCGAGGGTCATCCCGCGGCCCAGGTTGGTCCCGAAGGTGTGGTTCCGGGAGAGCGGCGAGGAGCAGGTGGCGACGAGGTCGCCGAGGCCCGCGAGGCCGGAGAAGGTGAGCGGGTCGGCGCCCATCGCCAGGCCCAGGCGGGTCGCTTCGGCGAGCCCGCGGGTGATGAGGGAGCCCTTGGTGTTGTCGCCCAGTCCCATGCCGTCCGCGATGCCGACGGCGAGGCCGATGACGTTCTTGACGGCGCCGCCGAGCTCACAGCCGATGACGTCGGTGCTGGTGTACGGGCGGAAGTACGGGGTGTGGCAGGCGGCCTGGAGGCGCCGGGCCACGCCCTCGTCCACGCAGGCGACGACGGAGGCCGCGGGCTGCCGGGCGACGATCTCACGGGCCAGGTTGGGGCCGGTGACGACGGCGACGCGCTCGGCGGGGACCTTGGCCACCTCCTCGATGACCTCGCTCATCCGCTTGGCGGTGCCCAGTTCGATGCCCTTCATCAGGGAGACGAGCACGGCGTCGGCGGGCAGCAGGGGGGCCCATTCGGCGAGGTTGGCGCGCAGGGTCTGGGAGGGGATGGCCAGGACCGCGAAGTCGGCGTCCCGGGCGGCCTCGGCCGCGTCGGTGGTGGCCCGCATGTTCGCGGGCAGTTCGACGTCGGGGAAGTAGTCCGGGTTGGTCCGGCCGGTGTTGATGGCGTCGGCCAGCTCCTGGCGGCGGCCCCACAGGGTCACCTCGCAGCCGGCGTCGGCGAGCACCATGCCGAAGGCCGTGCCCCAGGAACCGGTTCCGAAGACGGCCGCCTTCACGGGACGTGTCACTTCTTGCCCTCCCCCGCGGCGTCGCGCCGCTGCTGCGCCCTGGCCTTGCGGTGGTCGTACGGCTGCGCGGGCGCGCTCTGCCCGCGCAGCTCCTCCAGGAGCTTGGTGATGTCCGCCATGATGGCCTCGGTGGCCCCCTTGAGGACATCCGGCGTGGGCTCGCGGTCGTAGAACGCCGAGAGGTCCACGGGCGGTCCGGCGAGCACCTGGAGGGTCTTGCGCGGGAACAGCCGGACCTTGTTCTCCTTGGCGTAGGGCGGCATCGCGAGATTCGCGCCCCACTGGGCCACGGGAATGACCGGGGCCTTGGTGATCAGCGCCACGCGGGCGACGCCGGTCTTGCCGGCCATCGGCCACATCTCCGGGTCGCGGGTGAGGGTGCCTTCCGGGTAAAAGGCGACGCATTCACCGCGCTCGACGGCGGCCACGGCGGCCCGGAATGCGTCCAGGGCGTTGGTGGTCTCGCGGTAGACGGGGATCTGTCCGGATCCGCGCAGGATCATGCCGACAAAAGGCACCTTGAAGAGTCCGGCCTTGGCGAGCAATCGGGGCACCCGGCCGGTGTTGTACTGGAAGTGCGCGTAGGAGAGCGGGTCCAGATACGAGTTGTGATTGACGGCGGTGATAAATCCGCCGTCGGCCGGAATGTGATCCATTCCCCGCCAGTCCCGCTTGAAGAGCACTACCAGCGGCGGTTTTGCGATGACCGCCGCCAGGCGGTACCAGAAGCCGATTCTGCGGCGGGACACTCGGACACCTTCCTCTACGACCGGTGCGTGGCTTGGGCACCTTGTGGGCCGGACAAGTGTCGCCCCAGGTCCGGTCTCTGTCGAGGACACCGTACGCCCCGCTCGGACCACAAGGCCCCGCTGCGGCCGCCCTGGGGCGACAATGGGCCGACTGATGACCGGGCCATGACCTGCCGATGGGTCGGGCGGGTGCCGGAGCGCACCGGAGGGAAGGGGTCAGCCACGAACGCCGTCTGGAGCCTGGTGGTCCCGCTGAAGCCCTTGGCGCTGGCCAAGAGCCGTCTGGCGGCGGCGGTGGGCGCCTCCCGTCCCGGGCTCGCGCTGGCCTTCGCGCAGGACACCGTCGCGGGGGCGCTGGCCTGCGCCTCCGTCACGGATGTGGTGGTCGTCACGGACGACGCCCTGGCGGGGGCGGAACTGGCCAGGCTGGGGGCCCGGATCCTGGCGGACGCCCCGGGCGCGGGGCTCAACGCCGCGCTGGCCCACGGGGCGCGGGCGGTGCGCGCGGGGCGGCCCGGATCGCCGGTGGCCGCGATGAACGCGGACCTGCCCGCCCTGCGGCCGCCGGAATTGCTACGTGTGCTCGATACCGCGGCGGCTTTTCCCCGCGCATTTCTGGCGGACGCGGCGGGAATCGGCACCACCCTGCTTTCCGCCGGTCCGG
The Streptomyces sp. NBC_00091 genome window above contains:
- a CDS encoding DAK2 domain-containing protein; translated protein: MAHEPGPHALDAEAVRTWSSLALAALGRAREDIDAINVYPVADADTGTNLYLTAGSADRALAEAFAETPAGVTDGTGPTSLSEAVRAYAHGALIGARGNSGTILAQLLRGVADVLGADPGDRAPGPLLAQALTRAAEEAYQAVAHPVEGTMLTVAGAAARAGSAAGSAAGTAAEVARAAYEGARAALAETPGQLAALGKAGVVDAGGCGLVAVLGALWQALSGQEPAAEPVPGRTVPVLLDPEPCAQEQGGPAYEVIYLLDASEEAVAELRARLDGLGDSLVVVGGDGLWNVHVHVDDPGAAVEAGVVAGRPYRIRITHFGDERRRAAAPRVQRAVVAVVQGEGLAALCGEAGATTVPARPGEQPDVAELLAAVRRAHAREVVLLPGSAELRAAAAAAAEQARADGVRVAVIPTRSAVQGLAALAVHDPDGSFDEDVVAMTAAAGATRYGELAVAERQSFTSAGICQAGDVLGLIDGDVAVIGAGLPETAEAVLERMLGSGGELVTLVLGPEVPDTLAARLEAYVQHAHLAVDTVTYRGGRWSAPLLIGVE
- the rpmB gene encoding 50S ribosomal protein L28, which gives rise to MAANCDVCAKGPSFGNNISHSHRRTSRRWNPNIQRVRAVVNGTPKRLNACTSCIKAGKVSR
- the thiD gene encoding bifunctional hydroxymethylpyrimidine kinase/phosphomethylpyrimidine kinase, which codes for MSPAGAAPPRCLTVAGSDSGGGAGIQADLKTMLALGVHGMSVITAVTAQNSIGVQGAWELPAEAVTAQYRAVVDDIGVQAVKTGMLSSAVLVETVAELLAGTAAPAVVDPVGVSKHGDALLAASALDAVRKELLPRATVATPNLDEVARLTGVAVESEDDMRRAADAILGHGPRWALIKGGHLAAHGGEAVDLLTDGSEELWLRAPRYDNRHTHGTGCTLASAIAAGLAKGLAVPEAVTAAKEYVTGAIAAGFALGGGIGPVDHAWRWR
- a CDS encoding thiamine-phosphate kinase; amino-acid sequence: MKGTVGELGEFGLIRELTSRLTTTPAVRLGPGDDAAVVSAPDRRVVASTDILLEGRHFRRDWSTAYDVGRKAAAQNLADIAAMGAVPTALLLGLVVPAELPVTWPTELMDGIRDECQVAGAAVVGGDVVRGDTITVSITALGDLRNHEPVLRSGAQPGDVVAVTGWLGWSAAGFAVLSRGFRSPRAFVEAHRRPEPPYHAGPAAAGLGATAMTDVSDGLIADLGHIAEASKVRIDLRSGAVDIPTQMHDIGQAVGVDPLQWVLTGGEDHAIVATFPPDVKLPARWKVIGEVQHRSALPQVTVDGAPWTSTGGWDHFGADPAVEETP
- a CDS encoding Lrp/AsnC family transcriptional regulator; this encodes MVQAYILIQTEVGKASIVAESIAKIPGVIQAEDVTGPYDVIVRAQADTVDDLGRMVVAKVQQVEGITRTLTCPVVHL
- a CDS encoding DUF3515 domain-containing protein, which translates into the protein MSLPHRRPLRVLALPAVSASLALAGCAPGDSGARVDPPPAPPAAVAKLCAALHEELPETVDGLARTATSPESDLTAAWGGSAIVLRCGIPKPPKMADPKQDGVEVNGVAWLVEKPEEGGLRFTTGARLAYTEIWVAKEHATDASMLVGLSGAVAKTVPVGISSY
- a CDS encoding D-alanine--D-alanine ligase family protein, with amino-acid sequence MSSENLPQTPEQQGRKPRVAVVFGGRSSEHAISVVTAGAVLRSIDRAKYEVLPIGITTDGRWALTADEPERMAITDRKLPDVETLAESAEGTVVLSVDPASREVVYTEPGAVPKALGEVDVVFPVLHGPYGEDGTLQGLLELSGVPYVGSGVLASAVGQDKDYMKRVFTSFGLNVGPYVTIRPREWEADQDAARAKILDFAGEHGWPLFIKPARAGSSIGITKVDDPSGLDAAVREARRHDPKIIVEALLRGREIECGVLEFEDGPRASAPAEIPPVSSHDFYDFEAKYIDSASGIVPAPLTPEQTAEVQRLAVEAFEAASCEGLVRADFFLTEDGTFVINEINTMPGFTPISMYPRMWQESGIEYQELVDLLIQAALRRSTGLR
- a CDS encoding NAD(P)H-dependent glycerol-3-phosphate dehydrogenase — protein: MTRPVKAAVFGTGSWGTAFGMVLADAGCEVTLWGRRQELADAINTGRTNPDYFPDVELPANMRATTDAAEAARDADFAVLAIPSQTLRANLAEWAPLLPADAVLVSLMKGIELGTAKRMSEVIEEVAKVPAERVAVVTGPNLAREIVARQPAASVVACVDEGVARRLQAACHTPYFRPYTSTDVIGCELGGAVKNVIGLAVGIADGMGLGDNTKGSLITRGLAEATRLGLAMGADPLTFSGLAGLGDLVATCSSPLSRNHTFGTNLGRGMTLEETIAVTSQTAEGVKSCQSVADLARRYGVDMPITDTVVDIVHHGKPPLVALKELMGRSAKPERR
- a CDS encoding 1-acyl-sn-glycerol-3-phosphate acyltransferase, which encodes MSRRRIGFWYRLAAVIAKPPLVVLFKRDWRGMDHIPADGGFITAVNHNSYLDPLSYAHFQYNTGRVPRLLAKAGLFKVPFVGMILRGSGQIPVYRETTNALDAFRAAVAAVERGECVAFYPEGTLTRDPEMWPMAGKTGVARVALITKAPVIPVAQWGANLAMPPYAKENKVRLFPRKTLQVLAGPPVDLSAFYDREPTPDVLKGATEAIMADITKLLEELRGQSAPAQPYDHRKARAQQRRDAAGEGKK